The Peribacillus sp. FSL E2-0218 genome contains a region encoding:
- a CDS encoding glutathione peroxidase produces MGIYDFSAERINGKEVSLEQYKGQVLIVVNTASECGFTPQYEDLQKLYDRYKDKGLNILGFPCNQFGGQEPGQNEEVETFCQLNYGVSFPLFNKVDVRGSQAHPLFQYLTDQAPFTGLDNKPGGKMLQAMLQTEHPEFLIDDSIKWNFTKFLIDRDGNVVKRFESIEAPFEMERDIETLL; encoded by the coding sequence GTGGGCATATATGATTTTTCAGCAGAGCGGATCAATGGCAAGGAAGTTTCTTTGGAACAATATAAAGGACAGGTTCTCATTGTGGTCAATACGGCAAGTGAATGTGGTTTCACTCCGCAATATGAAGATCTTCAAAAGCTTTATGATCGATATAAAGATAAAGGCCTCAATATTTTAGGCTTTCCATGCAATCAGTTCGGTGGTCAAGAACCTGGGCAAAATGAAGAAGTAGAGACGTTTTGCCAATTGAATTATGGCGTTAGCTTCCCTCTGTTCAATAAAGTCGATGTAAGAGGAAGCCAGGCACACCCTTTATTTCAATATTTAACCGATCAAGCCCCATTTACTGGACTTGACAATAAACCTGGCGGGAAAATGCTGCAGGCGATGCTGCAAACGGAACATCCGGAATTCTTGATAGATGATTCAATTAAGTGGAACTTCACTAAATTTTTGATCGATCGTGATGGTAATGTCGTGAAGCGCTTTGAATCAATCGAAGCACCTTTTGAAATGGAACGGGATATTGAAACGCTTTTATAG
- a CDS encoding catalase family peroxidase — MEGNESLKPELASEAVDAIEKVVGTYPGYRRAHARGYVYKGVFTPNGKASPLTVAAHLQDEAVPAVIRFSNSSPVPTHPDADSPVKGMAVKFRLPGGEETDLIAVTIPLFFAKTPEAFVEIAHFIKSAKDGFPNLKELGGILLKYPESKAGLQMLKEMRSPASFATCQYYSIHAFYLMNAEGRRQAIKYEWVPDSGLSMLEKKEAAEHPADYLKEEMEERLKQGPVGFKLNIQIGGENDPADDPTIAWSEGTQVITVGHLMITDKVDTTADHLLFDPTNTPEGIECSNDPILHFRHRAYAVSYERRTHGQ; from the coding sequence ATGGAGGGAAACGAGAGCTTAAAACCTGAACTAGCCAGTGAAGCAGTGGATGCGATTGAAAAAGTAGTTGGAACATATCCAGGCTACCGTCGGGCACATGCGAGGGGATATGTGTATAAGGGGGTTTTTACCCCGAACGGAAAAGCTTCGCCGTTAACGGTGGCTGCCCATCTTCAGGATGAAGCCGTGCCTGCGGTCATTCGGTTTTCGAATAGCTCACCGGTCCCGACCCATCCTGATGCCGATTCACCTGTAAAGGGCATGGCCGTCAAGTTTCGATTGCCAGGTGGAGAGGAAACTGACCTCATTGCGGTGACCATTCCGCTCTTCTTTGCGAAAACACCTGAAGCTTTCGTCGAGATTGCTCACTTCATCAAATCTGCAAAAGACGGTTTTCCCAATCTGAAAGAATTGGGGGGTATTTTGTTGAAATACCCGGAGAGTAAGGCAGGCCTGCAAATGCTTAAGGAAATGCGTTCTCCGGCAAGTTTCGCAACGTGTCAATATTACTCGATACATGCTTTCTACCTCATGAACGCAGAAGGAAGGCGTCAGGCCATCAAGTATGAATGGGTGCCGGATTCCGGACTCAGCATGCTGGAGAAAAAGGAGGCAGCCGAGCACCCTGCAGATTATTTGAAAGAAGAAATGGAAGAAAGGCTTAAGCAGGGACCAGTAGGTTTTAAATTGAACATTCAAATTGGAGGGGAAAATGACCCAGCTGACGATCCGACCATCGCTTGGTCGGAAGGCACACAGGTAATCACGGTCGGGCATTTAATGATCACTGATAAGGTGGACACGACTGCAGATCATTTGCTGTTCGATCCAACCAATACCCCTGAAGGAATTGAGTGTTCGAATGATCCGATCCTGCATTTTCGCCATCGCGCTTATGCCGTTTCGTATGAGCGGCGCACACATGGCCAATGA
- a CDS encoding AarF/ABC1/UbiB kinase family protein, with translation MFGKRLKHAHRYQEIINAFLKNGFGYFVYRLGLSESKAATNLQPDENLNLRSIGERLQTILQSLGPTFIKLGQIASTRRDFVPEEIVRELEKLQDQVAPFPFDKVRKIVEAELGDSLENLFLEFQEKPLATASIGQVHAARLPSQEVVAIKVQRPDIMPTVETDLEILDDLARLMEARISWARRYQIRKMIDEFAKSLRAELDYNAEGRNGERIAKQFNHDQGLKIPRIHWEYSTKRILTMDFIQGIKINHYKQLDEEGYDRRIIAERLANSLLQQILIDGFYHGDPHPGNIIILPGNVVTLMDFGMVGRLEDDMKYQFASLVINLKRGSTNGLIKTLADMGLLTDETDMASLRADIDELRNKYYDIPLSQISLGGAVNDLFTVANRHHIQIPPEFTMLGKALLTMEAIVEELDPHFSIMKAAEPFGQRLFKERYNPKNIARNTWNQFIESAEAMAELPKDIKEVTGIIKKGKLRLDINIPELQVFLHKLDQISNRLSFSIILLAFSIIMVGLIIGSAIGGETLLLWKIPVIEIGFVVATLMFLLMLYTIFRSGKM, from the coding sequence ATGTTTGGCAAACGACTGAAACACGCACATCGTTACCAAGAAATCATTAATGCCTTTTTGAAGAATGGCTTTGGATACTTCGTCTATCGTCTCGGGTTATCGGAAAGCAAGGCGGCAACGAACCTCCAGCCCGATGAAAACCTGAACCTCCGCTCGATCGGCGAGCGGCTGCAAACGATATTGCAAAGCCTGGGGCCCACTTTCATTAAACTGGGACAGATAGCAAGCACAAGGCGTGATTTCGTTCCGGAAGAAATCGTCCGCGAACTGGAAAAACTGCAGGACCAGGTTGCCCCCTTTCCGTTTGATAAGGTACGCAAAATAGTTGAAGCAGAGTTGGGCGACTCTTTGGAAAACCTTTTTCTCGAATTCCAAGAAAAACCGCTCGCAACCGCATCAATCGGACAGGTCCACGCTGCACGGCTTCCTTCACAGGAAGTCGTAGCGATTAAGGTCCAGCGTCCCGATATCATGCCGACTGTGGAAACGGATTTGGAAATCCTCGATGATTTGGCAAGACTGATGGAAGCGCGCATTTCCTGGGCAAGGCGCTACCAAATCAGGAAAATGATTGATGAATTCGCTAAATCACTTCGCGCAGAGCTCGATTATAATGCAGAGGGCCGCAATGGAGAGAGAATAGCCAAGCAATTCAATCATGATCAAGGCCTGAAGATACCAAGAATTCATTGGGAGTATTCGACGAAAAGAATCCTGACGATGGATTTCATCCAGGGAATTAAGATCAATCACTATAAACAGCTTGATGAGGAAGGGTATGATCGACGGATAATCGCTGAAAGATTAGCGAATTCACTGCTTCAGCAAATTTTGATCGATGGTTTTTACCACGGTGATCCCCACCCTGGCAATATCATCATTTTGCCAGGGAATGTCGTCACACTCATGGATTTTGGAATGGTGGGACGATTGGAGGACGATATGAAGTATCAATTTGCCTCGCTTGTCATCAATCTGAAACGCGGAAGCACCAATGGATTGATCAAAACGCTTGCCGACATGGGACTTCTGACGGACGAAACCGATATGGCTTCATTGAGGGCGGATATCGATGAACTGCGAAATAAATATTACGATATCCCATTAAGTCAAATCAGCTTAGGCGGAGCGGTCAATGATCTGTTCACTGTTGCCAATCGGCATCATATCCAAATCCCCCCGGAATTCACCATGCTCGGTAAGGCTTTACTTACGATGGAGGCCATAGTCGAGGAGCTGGATCCGCATTTCAGCATCATGAAAGCAGCCGAACCTTTTGGACAAAGGCTTTTCAAGGAACGCTACAATCCAAAAAACATCGCAAGGAATACGTGGAACCAATTCATCGAATCGGCTGAGGCGATGGCTGAACTTCCGAAGGATATCAAGGAAGTAACGGGGATCATCAAAAAAGGAAAATTGCGCTTGGATATCAACATACCTGAGCTTCAGGTTTTTTTACATAAGCTTGATCAAATCTCGAACCGCCTTTCCTTCAGTATTATCCTGCTTGCCTTCAGCATCATCATGGTCGGTCTTATCATCGGTTCGGCGATAGGCGGGGAAACGCTGCTACTCTGGAAAATCCCGGTGATCGAAATTGGATTTGTCGTTGCCACCTTGATGTTTTTGCTCATGCTTTACACCATTTTCAGATCGGGGAAAATGTAA
- a CDS encoding glucose 1-dehydrogenase, translating into MGFSSKTVIVTGASNGIGRGVAMGYAQSGASVVLADMDEQEGLRYAKELKASGHEAMFVKTDVRTEADILHLMDVTLKTYKTIDILINNAGKALFKPVYELTLEEWDDMMNTNLRSVFLCSREAAKAMRENETGGAIINLASTRALMSEPDSESYAATKGGIVSLTHALAASLSNEKITVNSISPGWIETGHYDALREKDHQQHFSNRVGKPEDIARACLYLTAAENDFVTGVNLIVDGGMTRKMMYEE; encoded by the coding sequence ATGGGCTTTTCAAGTAAAACAGTGATCGTCACAGGCGCTTCAAATGGAATAGGGAGGGGCGTGGCAATGGGATATGCACAAAGCGGTGCATCGGTCGTTTTGGCGGATATGGACGAGCAGGAGGGTCTTCGGTATGCAAAGGAGCTCAAGGCTAGCGGGCATGAAGCTATGTTCGTTAAAACGGATGTTCGGACCGAGGCAGATATCCTTCATTTGATGGATGTGACGCTAAAAACCTATAAGACCATAGATATATTAATCAATAATGCCGGAAAGGCGTTATTCAAGCCTGTATATGAACTGACGCTTGAGGAATGGGACGATATGATGAATACGAATTTACGCAGTGTTTTCCTTTGCTCCAGGGAAGCGGCTAAAGCGATGCGGGAAAATGAAACGGGCGGGGCGATCATCAATTTAGCTTCAACGAGAGCCCTTATGTCAGAGCCTGATTCTGAATCTTATGCTGCGACGAAAGGAGGAATCGTTTCCCTGACCCATGCACTTGCCGCCTCTTTAAGCAACGAGAAAATTACCGTTAATTCGATTTCCCCCGGATGGATTGAAACGGGCCATTATGATGCGCTTAGGGAGAAGGATCATCAACAGCATTTTTCCAATCGGGTCGGTAAACCGGAAGATATAGCAAGGGCCTGTCTTTATTTGACGGCAGCTGAAAATGATTTCGTTACTGGGGTTAATCTTATCGTCGATGGTGGGATGACAAGAAAAATGATGTACGAAGAGTGA
- a CDS encoding TIGR00266 family protein, producing the protein MNNHEIDFKIYGDDMQFVEVELDPQETVVAEAGSLMMMEDHIKMETIFGDGSRNSDGGMMGKLFGAGKRLLTGESLFMTAFTNEGRDKRHASFASPYPGKIIPLDLSELGGKVICQKDAFLAAAKGVSIGIEFQRKIGTGFFGGEGFIMQKLEGDGMTFVHAGGTIHKKELAPGEILRVDTGCLVAMTGGVDYNIEFVKGVKTALFGGEGLFFATLKGPGTVWVQSLPFSRLASRVFAAAPQNGGSSEEGSVAKGLFNLFNDK; encoded by the coding sequence ATGAATAATCATGAAATCGATTTTAAAATATATGGTGATGACATGCAATTCGTCGAGGTGGAATTGGATCCACAGGAAACGGTGGTGGCCGAAGCTGGAAGCTTGATGATGATGGAAGATCATATCAAGATGGAAACCATCTTTGGTGATGGGTCACGAAATAGTGACGGCGGGATGATGGGCAAATTATTTGGTGCGGGCAAAAGGCTTCTTACCGGGGAGAGCCTGTTCATGACGGCGTTCACGAATGAAGGAAGAGATAAACGGCATGCCTCCTTCGCCTCACCCTACCCGGGAAAAATCATTCCATTGGACTTAAGCGAACTGGGCGGTAAAGTCATTTGCCAAAAGGATGCCTTTCTGGCGGCAGCCAAAGGAGTATCGATTGGAATCGAGTTTCAGAGAAAAATAGGAACGGGCTTTTTTGGCGGCGAAGGCTTCATCATGCAAAAGCTCGAAGGGGACGGAATGACCTTCGTCCATGCTGGGGGCACGATCCATAAAAAAGAATTGGCTCCAGGTGAGATCCTCCGGGTCGATACGGGGTGTTTAGTCGCCATGACGGGCGGGGTAGATTATAATATCGAATTCGTAAAAGGCGTGAAGACCGCTTTATTCGGGGGCGAAGGGTTATTCTTCGCCACATTGAAAGGACCTGGAACCGTCTGGGTGCAATCATTGCCTTTCAGCCGCCTTGCAAGCCGCGTCTTTGCAGCAGCGCCGCAAAACGGGGGATCTTCTGAAGAAGGCAGCGTAGCTAAGGGTTTATTCAATTTATTCAACGATAAATAA
- a CDS encoding CBS domain-containing protein, with the protein MLVKDFMIREVYVARPDYTLKEILRTLIENKVGGVPVVDEHDKLLGMVTDGDILRYLTPAEEAIKGYFTYITVIPGEELDEKVRSKMNDKASQIIRNKRITKLSMEDPLDEMIKVLSKHHFKKIPVVDKDDKVVGIISRGDALRALYKEFVHKLE; encoded by the coding sequence ATGTTAGTGAAGGATTTCATGATCCGGGAAGTCTACGTTGCCCGTCCTGATTATACCTTAAAGGAAATTTTGCGAACCTTGATCGAAAATAAAGTGGGCGGGGTACCGGTCGTCGATGAACACGATAAGCTATTGGGAATGGTGACGGATGGGGACATCCTTCGTTATCTGACACCTGCAGAAGAAGCCATCAAGGGATATTTCACATATATCACAGTCATTCCAGGTGAGGAACTGGATGAAAAGGTGCGATCCAAAATGAACGATAAAGCCTCGCAAATCATAAGAAATAAAAGGATCACAAAGCTGTCCATGGAAGATCCTTTAGATGAAATGATAAAGGTGCTTTCCAAGCATCATTTCAAGAAAATCCCGGTCGTCGACAAAGATGATAAAGTCGTCGGCATCATCAGCAGGGGAGATGCACTAAGGGCCCTATATAAGGAGTTCGTTCACAAGCTGGAATAG
- a CDS encoding penicillin-binding protein 2 codes for MAKEKKKKTPIPFRLNFMFFLIFILFSSLIIRLGIVQIVYGDDYLREVDRTENDVANTPVPRGKMFDRNFNPVVDNEPRNAITYTKYPNTKTADMVKTAEILATLIEKDTKKVTIPDKKDFWILKHPKEAEALITKSERRKVTEKKLEQKNLYKLQLERVTEENIKEFTKDELEVIAIFREFNSGYALTPSIVKNKDVSTKEFARVSEHLDEMPGVDVTTDWERTYKYDETLRSVLGKVSSSEEGIPSENIDYYLARDYTRNDRVGKSYIEKQYEDVLRGHKTRVENVMSKGEVIKTNTLTEGQSGKDLILSIDMELQQKVEKIIESELWRAKARGNTYFLDRAFVVLMDPNTGEVLTMAGRQYGRNSETGLTEMNDFALGNITTSYTIGSSVKGATVYTGYQTGAISPGSAFFDRKLHLAGAPPKGSYSDLGYVTDVSALKKSSNVYMFMTAIKIAGGHYIPNRPLGINREAYAIMRNHYAQFGLGVRTGIDLPNESVGFKGVDMSTDGLLLDLSIGQYDTYTPMQLAQYASTIANGGKRLEPRMVREIRNPSDEHNQLGSVFKSMSPKVLNELGGKDVWIQRVQEGFRQVAQEPGGTAYKYFGGKSYRAAAKTGTAEAFYDGPRRSQYSAPVPTINLTLAGYAPNNNPEVAFSVVVPWVYQGKPADDINKRIGEQVMDAYFKLKEDRAKGKSDSDKKAEDTQ; via the coding sequence ATGGCCAAAGAAAAAAAGAAAAAAACCCCAATTCCTTTCCGACTGAACTTCATGTTCTTTTTAATATTCATTTTATTTTCAAGCTTAATAATCCGGCTTGGCATCGTCCAAATCGTATATGGAGATGATTACCTTCGTGAAGTCGACCGGACGGAAAACGATGTGGCCAATACCCCTGTTCCACGTGGGAAGATGTTTGACCGCAACTTCAATCCGGTCGTCGATAATGAGCCGCGCAATGCCATTACCTATACGAAATACCCAAATACAAAAACCGCCGATATGGTGAAGACGGCGGAGATTCTTGCTACCTTGATCGAAAAAGATACGAAAAAGGTAACGATACCGGATAAAAAGGATTTTTGGATCTTAAAGCATCCGAAAGAAGCCGAGGCATTGATCACCAAGTCCGAAAGACGGAAGGTAACCGAAAAGAAATTAGAGCAAAAGAATTTATACAAGCTTCAGCTGGAGCGTGTCACCGAGGAGAATATCAAGGAATTCACCAAGGATGAATTGGAAGTGATAGCCATATTCCGGGAATTCAATAGCGGCTATGCCCTCACACCGTCGATCGTGAAGAACAAAGATGTCTCCACAAAAGAATTTGCCAGGGTCAGTGAGCATTTGGATGAAATGCCGGGCGTGGACGTCACGACGGACTGGGAAAGGACCTATAAGTATGACGAAACTCTTCGCTCGGTCCTTGGCAAAGTCTCTTCCTCCGAAGAAGGGATTCCGAGTGAGAATATCGACTATTACCTGGCACGCGATTACACCAGAAATGACAGGGTCGGTAAAAGTTATATTGAAAAGCAATATGAAGATGTTCTGCGTGGTCATAAGACGCGGGTTGAAAACGTGATGAGCAAAGGGGAAGTCATCAAAACGAATACCCTCACGGAAGGGCAAAGCGGAAAAGACTTGATCCTGTCAATTGATATGGAGCTTCAGCAAAAGGTCGAAAAAATCATCGAGAGCGAACTATGGAGGGCGAAGGCCAGGGGGAATACCTACTTTTTGGATCGTGCCTTCGTCGTCTTGATGGACCCGAACACGGGCGAGGTGCTCACGATGGCGGGCCGGCAATATGGACGCAACAGTGAAACCGGCTTGACCGAAATGAACGATTTCGCCCTCGGGAACATTACGACCTCCTATACGATAGGATCATCCGTTAAAGGGGCCACGGTATACACGGGCTACCAGACGGGAGCCATTTCACCGGGGTCTGCTTTTTTTGACAGAAAACTCCATTTAGCAGGGGCCCCACCGAAAGGCTCTTATAGTGATTTAGGGTATGTAACGGATGTCTCCGCGTTAAAGAAATCGTCGAATGTCTATATGTTCATGACGGCGATCAAAATTGCCGGGGGCCATTATATTCCCAATCGGCCGCTCGGGATCAACCGGGAAGCTTATGCAATCATGCGCAACCATTATGCCCAATTCGGATTGGGCGTCCGTACCGGCATCGATCTGCCGAATGAATCCGTCGGGTTTAAAGGAGTCGATATGTCAACGGACGGATTGCTGCTGGATTTATCGATCGGGCAGTATGATACGTATACGCCGATGCAGTTGGCACAGTACGCATCGACGATTGCAAATGGCGGGAAAAGGCTGGAGCCGCGGATGGTCAGGGAAATCCGGAATCCTTCCGACGAACACAATCAGTTGGGCAGCGTTTTTAAATCGATGAGCCCGAAAGTGCTGAACGAATTAGGCGGTAAGGATGTTTGGATTCAGCGTGTCCAGGAAGGTTTCCGGCAGGTTGCCCAGGAGCCAGGCGGGACGGCGTATAAGTATTTTGGCGGAAAATCCTACCGGGCTGCAGCGAAAACGGGAACAGCCGAGGCCTTTTACGACGGACCGCGGAGGAGTCAATATAGTGCTCCCGTCCCGACCATCAATCTGACGCTTGCAGGGTATGCACCTAACAATAATCCGGAAGTGGCATTCTCTGTCGTCGTGCCATGGGTATATCAAGGCAAGCCAGCTGACGATATCAACAAACGGATCGGAGAGCAAGTAATGGACGCCTACTTTAAATTAAAGGAAGATCGAGCAAAAGGTAAGTCCGATTCAGACAAGAAAGCAGAAGACACTCAATAA
- a CDS encoding DUF2515 family protein — translation MFSQLAQKLLGTSPVKTKPLIDSERFVLLKTQLRKELFQPDEESKAFFPEETALVKRIRTETAALNRNNMTRTHAYLAYYRRNPEIHWALLAHMVSRNGGYHMTDLKSSSMTQLLSQAERRKFFLFLERANSAIFADAFPQLLLYEHSKHKELRLRKYFPIFHISRFMAPIWESFIQEPHSPLLTTALIINEQSMIQERVLKRTRHGEILLRLDFQLQEFLGFTNVIFPFVNKQDGIRSLTGLTVERFADPKRRIETGKFLYELLFEHPDVFHGVGEFTNAVPHTGSRMDYWESIYTSDPLANNDKVYSPSLQDAWADHPFFPPPPIDWYTNESFIGHLQDSPLIKKVDLTKKVLENVKHLKAINELKSLF, via the coding sequence ATGTTTTCCCAACTTGCACAAAAGCTGTTAGGCACATCCCCTGTCAAGACCAAGCCTCTCATCGATTCTGAAAGATTCGTCCTGCTAAAAACTCAATTACGAAAAGAACTATTTCAGCCTGACGAGGAGTCTAAGGCATTTTTCCCCGAGGAAACCGCTCTTGTAAAAAGGATCCGAACCGAAACGGCAGCCTTGAACCGTAATAATATGACGAGAACGCATGCTTATCTTGCCTATTACCGCCGTAACCCCGAGATTCATTGGGCCCTTTTGGCACATATGGTTTCGAGGAATGGCGGATACCATATGACCGACCTGAAAAGCTCGTCCATGACCCAACTGCTCAGCCAAGCGGAACGGCGGAAATTCTTCCTTTTCCTGGAGCGCGCCAATTCAGCCATTTTTGCCGATGCCTTTCCTCAGCTCCTTTTATATGAACATTCTAAACATAAGGAACTTCGCTTAAGAAAATATTTCCCCATCTTCCATATATCAAGATTCATGGCCCCGATTTGGGAATCTTTCATCCAAGAACCCCATTCGCCCCTTTTGACGACAGCCCTTATCATCAATGAGCAAAGCATGATTCAAGAACGGGTGTTGAAACGTACCCGTCATGGTGAAATCCTCCTAAGGCTTGATTTTCAGCTGCAGGAATTTTTAGGCTTCACGAACGTAATCTTCCCTTTTGTAAATAAGCAAGACGGAATCCGTTCCTTAACCGGCCTTACCGTTGAACGCTTTGCCGATCCAAAACGGCGAATTGAAACGGGAAAATTCCTGTATGAGCTCCTTTTTGAGCACCCTGATGTTTTTCATGGCGTTGGAGAGTTCACGAACGCGGTTCCACACACGGGCTCAAGGATGGATTACTGGGAAAGCATTTATACCTCCGATCCGTTAGCAAATAATGACAAAGTCTATAGCCCTTCCCTTCAAGATGCATGGGCAGATCATCCTTTCTTTCCTCCCCCACCGATCGATTGGTATACAAATGAAAGCTTCATCGGGCATTTACAAGACTCCCCTCTCATTAAAAAGGTGGATTTGACCAAAAAAGTGCTTGAAAATGTCAAACATCTCAAAGCCATCAACGAACTGAAAAGCCTATTCTAG
- a CDS encoding ABC transporter transmembrane domain-containing protein, producing MFAIFKKLSWFFKEQWQRYTWAILFLCLVNILEVIPPKLVGNAIDDMNNGDMTQEAIMKYVIYLLLVLCGSYLFGYLWSYLLFGGGNLVERKLRSGFMGHLLKMTPTFYEKNRTGDLMARATNDLKAISLTAGFGILTLVDSVLFTITVVVMMGATISWELTIAAVLPLPIMAVMMQIYVKKIYKRFTDAQAAFGTLNDKVLESISGVRVIRAYVQERQDEKRFDEMTEDVYRKNLAVARIDALFDPTISIIIGISYLIGLGYGAYLVFQQSITLGGLVSFNVYLGMLIWPMIAVGELINVMQRGNASLDRVQDTLSYERDVTNPLGLESIPNPEDIHFQKVSFTYPSSSVMNLANVSVHLERGQTLGIVGKTGSGKTTFVKQLLREYPLGKGEIAFSGIPLEQLDLEEIRKWIGYVPQDHFLFSRSVRENILFGKMDATEEELAEAIRLADFEKDLMMLPDRLETLVGEKGVALSGGQKQRISIARALIKNPEILILDDSLSAVDAKTETTIIENIQKERAGKTTIITTHRLSAVQHADVIIVLDSGEIIEEGTHENLLQQNGWYREQYERQQVDEGTGVRA from the coding sequence ATGTTTGCAATTTTTAAGAAGCTGTCCTGGTTCTTTAAAGAACAATGGCAGCGCTATACCTGGGCCATTTTATTTTTGTGCCTGGTGAATATTTTGGAGGTTATCCCGCCAAAGCTCGTCGGGAACGCCATCGATGATATGAATAACGGCGATATGACGCAAGAAGCAATCATGAAATACGTGATTTATTTGCTGCTGGTACTGTGCGGCAGCTACCTGTTTGGGTACTTATGGAGTTATCTGTTATTCGGCGGCGGGAACTTGGTTGAACGAAAACTAAGGTCTGGGTTCATGGGCCATTTACTGAAAATGACGCCGACTTTTTATGAGAAAAACCGGACAGGGGATTTAATGGCCAGGGCTACGAATGATTTAAAGGCAATATCGCTTACAGCTGGTTTTGGAATATTGACCCTTGTCGACTCGGTGCTTTTCACCATAACGGTCGTCGTCATGATGGGCGCAACCATCAGCTGGGAATTGACGATTGCGGCGGTGCTGCCGCTGCCGATCATGGCAGTGATGATGCAAATCTACGTGAAGAAAATATATAAGCGCTTTACCGATGCACAGGCAGCCTTTGGTACGTTGAATGACAAGGTTCTGGAATCGATTTCTGGTGTCCGCGTCATCCGGGCTTACGTCCAGGAGCGGCAGGATGAAAAGAGATTCGATGAAATGACCGAGGATGTCTATCGTAAAAACCTTGCCGTGGCAAGGATCGACGCCCTCTTCGATCCGACGATTTCAATCATCATCGGCATCAGCTATTTAATCGGTTTGGGATATGGAGCCTATCTTGTTTTCCAGCAGTCGATAACTCTTGGCGGGCTTGTATCGTTCAATGTGTACCTTGGCATGCTAATCTGGCCGATGATCGCAGTGGGTGAACTGATCAATGTCATGCAACGGGGAAATGCCTCGCTTGACCGTGTTCAAGATACGCTTTCATATGAAAGGGATGTGACAAATCCATTGGGGTTGGAGAGTATTCCGAACCCGGAAGATATTCATTTTCAAAAAGTGTCTTTTACATATCCATCTTCATCGGTCATGAATCTAGCCAATGTTTCCGTGCATCTTGAACGTGGGCAAACGTTAGGGATCGTTGGAAAAACAGGAAGCGGAAAAACGACTTTCGTGAAGCAATTGCTCAGGGAATATCCTTTAGGTAAAGGTGAAATCGCTTTTTCCGGCATACCGTTGGAGCAATTGGATCTTGAAGAAATCCGCAAGTGGATCGGCTATGTCCCACAGGACCATTTTTTATTCTCAAGGTCTGTGCGGGAAAATATCTTATTCGGTAAGATGGATGCAACTGAAGAAGAACTGGCTGAAGCAATCAGGCTTGCCGACTTTGAGAAGGACTTGATGATGCTTCCCGATCGGCTTGAGACACTTGTTGGTGAAAAGGGGGTGGCTCTTTCTGGAGGTCAAAAGCAAAGGATATCTATTGCCAGGGCTTTGATTAAAAATCCGGAGATCCTTATCTTGGATGATTCGTTATCTGCCGTGGATGCAAAAACGGAAACGACGATCATCGAAAACATTCAAAAAGAACGGGCAGGGAAAACGACCATCATCACGACGCATCGTTTATCAGCCGTCCAGCACGCCGACGTGATCATCGTTTTGGATAGCGGGGAAATCATCGAAGAAGGTACACACGAAAATTTACTGCAACAAAATGGCTGGTATAGGGAGCAATACGAGCGGCAGCAGGTTGACGAAGGAACGGGGGTGAGGGCATGA